The proteins below come from a single Mercenaria mercenaria strain notata chromosome 3, MADL_Memer_1, whole genome shotgun sequence genomic window:
- the LOC123523443 gene encoding PHD finger protein 24-like, producing the protein MRRMKTQMENDKDELLRKLEDYTITESPSISTIRPKSPVQSTRKIPYPDVPTYVKYEIPSNAKCAICEHVFAVFHEHEAVPCRVCDDVFHKDCLMRCGDLTDTDKHNIDKARSNIGWSCPHCANISLLLTTEEVKAMTYLFEKIDFNQDLQISLAEYLHHFSRRSSLTNKRGQLLPAERDRLSRNFKYMDMNKDGKLDWWEFVNHESKLYLADKNKYDLVDLLTKKELCAAKATFNKMDIDGDGRIKEYEVKEAFKHWYRNFENQKPSFTTEMVKDSDILDLHASVFTRWVMESNNSQGDVKWEDFILDQALYIICARPNINI; encoded by the exons ATGAGGAGAATGAAGACACAAATGGAGAACGACAAGGATGAGCTGTTGAGGAAACTAGAGGACTATACCATCACAGAAAGTCCTAGCATATCTACAATCCGACCAAAGTCCCCCGTACAGTCAACCCGTAAAATACCGTACCCGGACGTGCCAACATATGTTAAg TATGAGATACCTTCAAATGCTAAATGTGCGATATGTGAGCACGTGTTTGCCGTGTTCCACGAGCACGAGGCAGTACCATGTCGAGTGTGTGATGATGTCTTCCATAAAGATTGTCTGATGAGATGTGGAGATCTTACAGATACAGACAAACATAACATAGACAAAGCAAGGTCCAATATCGGATGGAGCTGTCCTCATTGC GCAAACATTTCGCTGTTATTAACGACTGAAGAAGTGAAGGCGATGACATATTTATTTGAGAAAATAGACTTCAATCAAG ATTTACAAATTTCACTGGCGGAGTACCTTCACCATTTTTCACGTCGGTCTTCACTGACCAACAAACGCGGCCAGTTATTACCGGCAGAACGGGACAGACTTTCACGCAACTTCAAATACATGGACATGAACAAAGATGGAAAACTGGACTGGTGGGAATTTGTCAACCATGAAAGTAAACTTTATCTGGCTGATAAAAACAAA TATGATTTGGTTGATCTATTAACCAAGAAGGAACTGTGTGCGGCCAAGGCAACATTTAACAAAATGGATATCGACGGCGACGGCAGAATCAAGGAATATGAAGTAAAAGAGGCCTTCAAACATTGGTACAGAAATTTCGAAAATCAAAAGCCTAGCTTCAc GACAGAGATGGTGAAAGACTCGGACATCCTTGATCTACATGCCAGTGTATTCACCCGGTGGGTCATGGAATCTAATAACAGTCAGGG TGATGTGAAATGGGAGGATTTCATATTAGACCAGGCATTGTATATCATTTGTGCTCGACCAAACATCAACATATAG